In a genomic window of Glycine max cultivar Williams 82 chromosome 13, Glycine_max_v4.0, whole genome shotgun sequence:
- the LOC547761 gene encoding triosephosphate isomerase (The RefSeq protein has 1 substitution compared to this genomic sequence) encodes MGRKFFVGGNWKCNGTTEEVKKIVTTLNEAKVPGEDVVEVVVSPPFVFLPFVKSLLRPDFHVSAQNCWVRKGGAYTGEVSAEMLVNLGIPWVIIGHSERRQLLNELNEFVGDKVAYALQQGLKVIACIGETLEQREAGTTTAVVAEQTKAIAAKISNWDNVVLAYEPVWAIGTGKVATPAQAQEVHADLRKWVHDNVSAEVAASVRIIYGGSVNGGNCKELAAQPDVDGFLVGGASLKAEFVDIINAATVKKN; translated from the exons ATGGGCAGAAAATTCTTCGTCGGTGGCAACTGGAAATGC AATGGGACCACTGAGGAGGTGAAGAAGATTGTTACTACTTTAAATGAAGCTAAAGTCCCTGGAGAAGATGTTGTAG AAGTTGTTGTGAGCCCTCCTTTTGTGTTCCTTCCTTTTGTAAAAAGTTTGCTGCGCCCTGATTTCCATGTCTCGGCCCAAAATTGTTGGGTTCGCAAAGGTGGTGCTTATACTGGAGAGGTTAG TGCTGAAATGCTTGTTAATTTGGGAATTCCTTGGGTTATTATTGGTCACTCTGAACGGAGGCAGCTTTTGAATGAATCAAATGAG TTTGTGGGAGATAAAGTTGCCTATGCACTTCAACAAGGTCTGAAAGTTATAGCATGCATTGGGGAAACTCTTGAACAGCGTGAAGCTGGTACAACAACGGCTGTTGTTGCTGAGCAAACAAAAGCAATTGCAG CTAAAATATCAAATTGGGACAATGTCGTTTTGGCCTATGAGCCAGTTTGGGCCATTGGAACAGGAAAGGTTGCAACTCCTGCTCAGGCTCAAGAG GTTCATGCTGATTTAAGGAAATGGGTTCATGACAATGTGAGTGCTGAAGTTGCTGCATCTGTAAGAATTATCTATGGAG GCTCTGTAAATGGAGGAAACTGCAAAGAATTGGCAGCACAGCCCGATGTTGATGGATTTTTGGTTGGTGGTGCATCCCTCAAG GCGGAATTTGTGGACATCATAAACGCTGCTACTGTGAAGAAGAATTGA